Proteins encoded by one window of Cloeon dipterum chromosome 4, ieCloDipt1.1, whole genome shotgun sequence:
- the LOC135943536 gene encoding uncharacterized protein LOC135943536, whose protein sequence is MEKKLLRTDEVLLKALHNLKLLPRSPRIAVVKVLDYERMMPSLSPPASSALAAATSAFLASLTSTPRRRRRWSQAQHAQVRMRGWQLALADTDSSRPVWQRQRLKDDVRGDVLQP, encoded by the coding sequence ATGGAGAAGAAGCTGTTGCGCACGGACGAGGTGCTTCTCAAGGCCTTGCACAACCTCAAGCTGCTGCCCAGGTCGCCCCGAATTGCTGTCGTTAAGGTGCTGGACTATGAGAGGATGATGCCTAGCTTGAGTCCGCCTGCATCCTCGGCGCTTGCGGCCGCGACGTCGGCATTTTTGGCGTCGCTGACGTCCACTCCGAGAAGAAGAAGGAGGTGGAGCCAAGCACAGCATGcacaagtgcgcatgcgtggttGGCAGCTGGCGTTGGCAGACACAGACTCCAGTCGTCCAGTCTGGCAGCGACAGCGACTGAAGGATGACGTGCGCGGTGATGTTCTACAGCCGTGA
- the LOC135943974 gene encoding uncharacterized protein LOC135943974, translating into MEKKLLRTDEVLLKASHNLKLLPKSPRIAVVKVLDYERTMPSLSPPLRNKPSPTSSVSSTSPANCSEPSSASSALAAATSAFLASLTSTPRRRRRRSQAQHAQVRMRDWQLALADPDPDSCRPVWQRQRLKDDVRGDVQQP; encoded by the coding sequence ATGGAGAAGAAGCTGTTGCGCACGGACGAGGTGCTTCTCAAGGCCTCGCACAACCTCAAGCTGCTGCCCAAGTCGCCCCGAATTGCTGTCGTTAAGGTGCTGGACTATGAGAGGACAATGCCTAGCTTGAGTCCGCCGCTGAGGAATAAACCATCGCCGACGTCGTCCGTGTCTTCAACTTCGCCGGCCAACTGCTCGGAGCCCTCATCTGCATCCTCAGCGCTTGCGGCCGCGACGTCGGCCTTTTTGGCGTCGCTGACGTCCACTCCGAGAAGAAGAAGGAGGCGGAGCCAAGCACAGCATGcacaagtgcgcatgcgtgattGGCAGCTGGCGTTGGCAGACCCAGACCCAGACTCCTGTCGTCCAGTCTGGCAGCGACAGCGACTGAAGGATGACGTGCGCGGTGATGTTCAACAGCCGTGA